The Sphingobacterium bambusae genome includes a window with the following:
- the xylA gene encoding xylose isomerase, whose protein sequence is MDILLGNQTYFKAIGQIKYEGPDSDNPLAFRWYDASRVIAGKTMAEHFKFACAYWHSFNGNGSDPFGGGTHFFPWDQKTAILDRAKDKMDAAFEFMTKMQLPYYCFHDVDLVDFTDNVVENEQNLAEIVAYAKEKQQQSGIKLLWGTANLFSHHRYMNGASTNPEFHVLAHGGAQVKAALDATIALGGENYVFWGGREGYMSLLNTNMKREQEHLARFLHLAKDYARKNGFTGTFFIEPKPCEPTKHQYDYDAATVIGFLQKYDLLGDFKLNLEVNHATLAGHTFQHELQVAADAGLLGSIDANRGDAQNGWDTDQFPTDLNELTESLLIILEAGGLQGGGVNFDAKIRRNSTDPADLFYAHIGGMDNFARALVIADNILQKSDYKKIRAERYASFDTGAGADYEKGKLTLESLRDYAVAHGEPARISGKQEYLENLINRYI, encoded by the coding sequence ATGGACATTTTATTAGGAAATCAAACCTATTTTAAGGCGATCGGGCAAATCAAATACGAAGGACCCGATTCGGACAACCCTTTGGCTTTTCGCTGGTACGACGCGTCGCGTGTTATTGCCGGTAAAACAATGGCCGAGCATTTCAAGTTCGCTTGCGCCTATTGGCATTCATTCAATGGCAATGGATCTGATCCTTTTGGCGGTGGAACGCATTTCTTTCCTTGGGATCAAAAGACGGCAATCTTGGACCGTGCAAAAGATAAAATGGATGCTGCCTTTGAGTTTATGACGAAAATGCAACTTCCTTATTATTGTTTTCATGATGTGGATCTTGTGGATTTTACGGATAACGTGGTGGAAAATGAGCAAAACTTGGCCGAGATCGTCGCTTATGCGAAGGAAAAGCAGCAGCAAAGCGGTATTAAGTTGCTATGGGGTACGGCCAATTTGTTCAGCCACCATCGCTATATGAACGGCGCATCTACTAATCCTGAATTTCATGTGTTGGCTCATGGAGGAGCGCAGGTAAAAGCTGCCTTGGATGCTACTATTGCATTGGGCGGTGAAAACTATGTATTTTGGGGTGGTCGTGAAGGCTATATGTCACTGTTGAATACCAACATGAAACGCGAACAGGAGCATCTGGCTCGTTTCCTTCACCTTGCTAAAGACTATGCGCGTAAAAACGGGTTTACGGGAACTTTCTTTATCGAACCTAAGCCTTGTGAGCCTACCAAGCATCAATATGATTACGATGCGGCTACGGTGATCGGTTTCTTGCAGAAGTATGATTTGTTGGGTGACTTTAAACTGAACCTCGAAGTAAACCATGCTACTTTAGCTGGGCATACATTTCAGCATGAATTGCAGGTAGCTGCGGATGCGGGGTTGCTAGGATCCATAGACGCTAATCGTGGTGATGCACAAAATGGTTGGGATACGGATCAGTTTCCGACAGATTTGAATGAGCTGACCGAATCGTTATTGATTATCTTGGAAGCTGGTGGTTTGCAAGGTGGTGGTGTGAACTTCGATGCGAAGATTCGAAGAAATTCAACTGATCCGGCAGATTTGTTCTATGCCCATATTGGCGGAATGGATAATTTTGCACGAGCCTTGGTTATCGCGGATAATATCCTGCAAAAGTCGGATTACAAGAAGATTCGTGCTGAGCGTTATGCTAGTTTTGATACAGGGGCTGGAGCGGACTATGAAAAAGGTAAGCTCACGCTAGAAAGCCTTCGCGATTACGCGGTAGCACATGGCGAGCCTGCACGTATTAGTGGCAAACAGGAATATTTGGAAAATTTAATCAATAGATACATTTAA
- a CDS encoding AraC family transcriptional regulator, with translation MTDLFKLYKIQPSDVAHIERSTNNIHHHDFEELIIGVKGKAAHFIDYKSALYTAPFVIFVAKGKVHRIQPITVNSDCDFWVIRFKSEFIPETTFNLYAAYHDNANIALQQNSCFDRLLTLCILMEGEMKQANPDLAVVKSLLSALFVMIESERKKQQPQTDSLLANQNTTFGTFLSILEENFRRAEGVAFYAEKLFMSSRNLNLICQNIMQQSVSEIIETRKLIEAKNLLMTTDRPIADIGYELGYSDKAHFSHTFKKKSGQTPSEFREEIKGLFS, from the coding sequence ATGACTGATCTGTTTAAGCTTTATAAAATACAGCCATCCGATGTAGCGCATATTGAACGTTCAACAAACAACATACACCATCATGATTTTGAAGAACTTATTATAGGAGTAAAAGGAAAAGCAGCGCACTTCATTGATTACAAGTCAGCCCTGTACACCGCTCCATTTGTAATTTTTGTGGCCAAGGGCAAGGTACATCGCATCCAACCTATTACCGTCAACAGCGATTGTGATTTTTGGGTTATTCGCTTTAAGAGCGAGTTTATTCCCGAAACAACATTCAACCTTTATGCAGCCTACCACGATAATGCAAACATCGCCCTGCAGCAAAACAGCTGCTTCGACCGCCTGTTGACGCTTTGCATCCTGATGGAAGGAGAAATGAAACAAGCAAATCCAGATCTCGCCGTGGTAAAAAGCCTACTGAGTGCTCTATTTGTCATGATCGAGTCCGAACGGAAGAAGCAGCAACCCCAAACAGATAGCCTGCTAGCCAATCAAAACACCACATTTGGTACCTTTTTATCTATCCTAGAGGAGAACTTTAGGCGTGCAGAGGGTGTAGCCTTCTATGCCGAGAAGCTTTTTATGAGTTCGCGAAACCTCAACCTCATCTGCCAAAACATTATGCAGCAATCGGTTTCGGAAATCATCGAAACTAGAAAGCTTATCGAAGCAAAAAATCTGCTGATGACGACCGATCGACCTATTGCCGATATAGGTTACGAACTTGGCTACAGCGATAAAGCACATTTCTCCCACACTTTCAAAAAGAAATCCGGTCAAACGCCTTCCGAGTTCAGGGAAGAAATCAAAGGCCTATTTTCCTAA
- a CDS encoding xylulokinase — MLLLGIDLGTSSIKVSIIDAQTNKRIVSAQYPESEAPILSDRPGWAEQDPRSWWNFTKLAIQKAHRSGLYDPKDIASIGIAYQMHGLVLVDDKQQPLRNAIIWCDSRAVDIGNRAMEDLQGADFLATHLNSPGNFTASKLAWVKENEPAVYAKAHKFMLPGDYLGTCLTGEINSNISSISEGVLWNFQTNSLSSTLLDYYGIDEALVPELRPVFSNYGSLKAAVAEELGLSLEVSVNYKAGDQPNNALSLNVFEPGEVAATAGTSGVIYAVTDSLLYDQESRVNTFAHVNHQQEKPNLGVLLCINGTGIQNSWIKKISAAGYDYDKINELAAAVPIGSEGVRILPFGNGAERMLKNKTVHAHIEQVDFVRHGEAQLWRAAQEGIAFAFRYGLDILRDNGLHPKVIKAGYANLFLSPVFQQSFAGVTNVSVELYDNDGSVGAALGAGMGAGIYGSREEAFAGLQRRAIVVPEAVEHYEALYQEWKQSLEHKLSNLI, encoded by the coding sequence ATGTTATTACTAGGAATAGATTTGGGAACCTCGTCAATCAAGGTTTCTATTATAGACGCACAAACGAACAAAAGGATTGTTTCTGCGCAATATCCAGAGTCGGAAGCGCCTATTCTTTCTGATCGGCCGGGCTGGGCAGAGCAGGATCCGCGGAGCTGGTGGAATTTCACCAAACTGGCCATACAAAAAGCGCATCGTTCGGGACTTTATGATCCGAAGGATATTGCTAGCATCGGCATTGCCTACCAAATGCACGGCTTAGTGCTTGTCGATGATAAACAACAACCGCTGCGCAATGCAATTATTTGGTGCGATAGTAGAGCCGTGGATATCGGGAATCGTGCCATGGAGGATCTGCAGGGAGCAGATTTTCTAGCCACACACCTCAATTCCCCGGGTAATTTTACGGCATCGAAACTGGCTTGGGTAAAAGAAAATGAGCCTGCGGTGTATGCAAAGGCACACAAATTCATGTTGCCCGGAGATTACCTTGGCACGTGTTTAACCGGAGAAATCAATTCCAATATCAGTTCCATATCTGAAGGTGTACTTTGGAACTTCCAAACCAATAGCTTATCCAGCACATTATTGGACTACTATGGTATTGATGAGGCCTTGGTGCCCGAATTGCGTCCGGTGTTTTCCAACTACGGAAGTTTAAAAGCCGCAGTGGCTGAAGAACTCGGACTTTCCCTCGAGGTTTCTGTAAACTATAAAGCTGGAGACCAACCCAACAATGCCTTATCACTTAATGTATTTGAGCCGGGCGAGGTGGCAGCGACAGCCGGCACCTCGGGTGTTATCTATGCCGTGACGGACAGCCTGCTGTACGATCAGGAATCGCGCGTAAACACTTTTGCCCATGTAAACCATCAGCAAGAAAAGCCTAATTTGGGGGTACTCCTCTGTATCAACGGCACGGGAATACAAAATAGTTGGATAAAAAAAATATCCGCTGCTGGCTATGATTACGACAAAATCAACGAGTTGGCGGCCGCTGTCCCCATCGGATCGGAGGGGGTGCGTATCCTTCCTTTTGGAAACGGCGCTGAACGTATGTTGAAAAATAAGACGGTGCATGCGCATATCGAGCAGGTTGATTTTGTAAGGCATGGCGAAGCACAGTTGTGGCGTGCAGCACAAGAGGGCATTGCCTTTGCCTTTCGTTATGGACTCGATATTTTACGTGATAATGGCTTGCATCCCAAGGTTATTAAGGCAGGTTATGCTAACCTGTTCTTGAGTCCTGTGTTTCAACAGTCTTTTGCGGGTGTTACCAATGTGTCGGTGGAGCTGTATGACAATGATGGCAGTGTAGGAGCGGCGCTGGGAGCCGGTATGGGTGCAGGAATCTATGGCTCTCGCGAGGAGGCATTTGCCGGTCTGCAACGGCGTGCTATCGTAGTGCCCGAAGCGGTGGAACACTATGAAGCCCTTTATCAAGAATGGAAACAAAGCTTAGAACATAAACTTTCAAATTTAATATAA
- the ygiD gene encoding 4,5-DOPA-extradiol-dioxygenase, whose translation MTRKDFIALASTLPLAGAAVKLNSLNRFLDEAHHTAKMPVLFLGHGSPMNAIEENEFVDEFRRLGREMEKPSAILVISAHWETRGTLVTAMEHPQTIHDFGGFPQALFDVQYPAPGSPDLAKATKEIVSSTDIHLDDKWGLDHGSWSVVKHLYPKADVPVVQMSIDYTQPPSYHYNLAKELATLRHKGVLIVGSGNMVHNLRMVSWQHLNESYGYDWAIEANESMKAWIQNGNHQALIDFRKQGRAFDLAIPTPEHYLPLLYSLALQDKQDDIFLFNDSPVAGALTMTSVKIG comes from the coding sequence ATGACACGCAAAGACTTTATAGCACTCGCTTCCACATTGCCACTGGCTGGTGCAGCAGTGAAGCTCAACAGCCTGAATCGCTTTTTGGATGAAGCCCATCATACCGCTAAAATGCCTGTCCTCTTTTTGGGGCATGGCAGTCCAATGAACGCCATCGAGGAAAACGAGTTTGTCGATGAATTTCGTCGGCTAGGCCGCGAGATGGAGAAGCCTAGCGCCATTTTGGTTATTTCTGCCCATTGGGAAACCCGGGGCACCTTAGTGACCGCGATGGAGCATCCGCAAACCATCCACGACTTCGGAGGCTTTCCTCAGGCTCTATTCGACGTGCAGTATCCCGCACCGGGCAGCCCCGACTTGGCAAAAGCAACTAAAGAGATCGTGAGCAGCACCGACATTCACCTCGATGACAAATGGGGCCTCGATCATGGCTCTTGGTCGGTGGTAAAACACCTTTACCCAAAAGCCGATGTGCCCGTTGTACAAATGAGCATAGACTACACCCAGCCCCCTAGCTACCACTACAACCTAGCGAAGGAACTCGCCACGCTAAGGCACAAGGGTGTCCTCATTGTGGGTAGTGGCAACATGGTACACAACCTACGCATGGTATCTTGGCAACACCTGAATGAAAGCTACGGTTACGACTGGGCAATTGAGGCCAATGAATCCATGAAAGCATGGATACAAAATGGTAATCACCAAGCGTTAATCGACTTCCGCAAGCAAGGGCGTGCCTTCGACTTGGCGATCCCAACCCCAGAGCACTATTTACCCCTCTTGTATAGTCTGGCACTACAAGACAAGCAGGACGATATCTTCCTCTTTAATGATAGCCCAGTAGCGGGTGCATTGACCATGACCTCCGTCAAAATAGGCTAA
- a CDS encoding sodium/sugar symporter, with protein MNNILSTKDYLVFLVYFVIVAAYGIWVYNKKRSRVIGGDSKDYFLAEGSLTWWAIGASLIASNISAEQFIGMSGSGFKMGLAIATYEWMAAITLIIVAVFFIPVYLKNKIFTMPQFLNKRYNGTVAMIMAVFWLMLYVVVNLTSILYLGALAVSSISGFSIELCMYAIAVFAVIITLGGMKVIGYTDVIQVFFLILGGLATTYLALDLVSQHYGGEGVINGYGIMVNKATEHFHMILKTDNENYLDLPGLSVLIGGMWIVNLNYWGCNQYITQRALGADLKTARNGLLFAAFLKLLMPIIVVLPGIAAYVLWKDGLFQTEMLQGGEVNPDRAYPVLLNLLPAGLKGLSFAALTAAVVASLAGKANSIATIFSLDIYQKVFNKTASERQLVNTGKITIIVSMILAVLIAPHLGIDKKGGFQYIQEYTGFVSPGIFAMFILGFFWKKATPNAALFATIGGFLLSVGFKFLPKAVDLSFLSSSGFSVLSPVSGLYEIPFLDRMGFVFIICIVGMYLISVIETSRGVVPNGLEVDTKMFKAHPGFVAGALGVAIATAVLYAIYW; from the coding sequence ATGAATAATATACTATCGACCAAAGACTATTTGGTGTTTCTCGTTTACTTCGTTATTGTCGCTGCATATGGCATCTGGGTTTACAATAAAAAGCGATCCAGGGTGATAGGAGGCGATTCAAAGGACTACTTTTTGGCCGAAGGTTCATTGACTTGGTGGGCCATTGGTGCTTCGTTAATTGCATCCAATATCTCGGCCGAGCAATTTATCGGGATGAGTGGTTCAGGGTTCAAAATGGGGCTTGCTATTGCCACCTACGAGTGGATGGCTGCCATCACGTTAATCATTGTTGCTGTGTTTTTTATACCGGTTTATCTGAAGAATAAGATCTTCACGATGCCGCAATTTCTGAACAAGCGCTACAACGGTACGGTGGCCATGATTATGGCGGTCTTTTGGCTGATGCTTTATGTGGTGGTCAACTTAACATCCATTTTGTATCTGGGGGCTTTGGCGGTAAGTAGTATTTCTGGGTTTAGCATTGAGCTCTGTATGTATGCCATTGCGGTATTTGCGGTGATCATTACGCTCGGGGGCATGAAGGTAATCGGTTATACGGATGTGATCCAAGTGTTCTTCCTGATTTTGGGGGGCTTGGCCACGACCTACTTGGCCTTGGATCTCGTTTCTCAACATTATGGTGGCGAAGGCGTGATCAATGGCTACGGTATCATGGTGAACAAGGCAACTGAACATTTTCATATGATCCTGAAAACGGACAACGAGAATTACTTGGATTTGCCGGGGTTATCGGTGCTGATCGGTGGTATGTGGATTGTAAACCTTAACTATTGGGGCTGTAATCAATACATCACCCAACGTGCACTGGGGGCGGATTTGAAGACGGCTCGGAATGGACTTTTGTTTGCTGCTTTCCTCAAGTTATTGATGCCTATTATCGTGGTGTTGCCCGGTATTGCGGCGTATGTGCTTTGGAAAGATGGTCTTTTCCAGACAGAGATGTTGCAAGGAGGGGAAGTGAATCCTGATAGGGCCTATCCGGTATTGTTGAACCTGTTGCCGGCTGGTTTGAAAGGTTTGTCTTTTGCTGCGCTTACAGCAGCAGTGGTGGCCTCTTTAGCGGGTAAGGCAAATAGTATTGCGACGATATTTTCGCTGGACATCTACCAAAAGGTATTCAATAAAACAGCGAGCGAACGGCAGTTGGTGAATACGGGTAAAATCACGATTATCGTTTCGATGATTTTGGCGGTGTTGATTGCACCACATTTGGGAATCGACAAAAAAGGTGGTTTTCAATATATCCAAGAATATACGGGATTTGTTTCTCCGGGTATCTTTGCGATGTTTATCTTGGGCTTCTTTTGGAAGAAAGCAACACCCAATGCTGCACTTTTCGCTACGATCGGCGGATTCCTACTTTCTGTAGGCTTTAAGTTCTTGCCCAAGGCGGTGGATCTTTCGTTCTTAAGCAGTAGCGGCTTCTCCGTACTGAGTCCTGTGAGTGGTTTGTACGAGATTCCATTCTTGGATCGTATGGGCTTTGTGTTCATTATCTGTATTGTCGGCATGTATTTGATCAGCGTTATCGAAACATCTCGTGGCGTGGTGCCCAATGGACTGGAGGTTGATACCAAGATGTTCAAAGCACACCCCGGATTTGTTGCTGGTGCGCTTGGAGTAGCGATTGCTACGGCCGTTTTATATGCGATCTATTGGTAA
- the icd gene encoding NADP-dependent isocitrate dehydrogenase, which yields MEGRISIQETGQLQVPDQPTIPFVIGDGIGPDIWKAAVRVFDQAVEKYYQGKRKIVWKEVLAGEKAYDETGNWLPEETLTAFRDYVVGIKGPLTTPIGGGIRSLNVALRKALDLYVCLRPTRWYEGVPSPVKHPEYVDMVIFRENTEDIYAGIEFAAGSIEADKIQGFLLGELNIDYGFSDSTGVGIKLVSEEGSKRLVRAAISYAIANHKPSVTIVHKGNIMKFTEGAFKQWGFEVAETEFAEHTYTWGQWERTKVSAGQEAANAEQQQAERDGKVIIKDMIADNFLQQILLAPRDFSVVATLNLNGDYISDALAAMVGGIGIAPGANINYATGHAIFEATHGTAPRFANTDTMNPSSVILSGAMMLDYIGWTEAAAGIRQALAETIKQRTVTVDFYNLMEDATLLKTSAFADAIIAKL from the coding sequence ATGGAAGGAAGAATTTCGATACAAGAAACAGGACAACTGCAGGTTCCGGACCAACCGACAATACCCTTTGTCATCGGTGATGGGATAGGGCCTGATATCTGGAAAGCAGCCGTACGTGTATTTGATCAAGCGGTAGAAAAATACTACCAAGGCAAACGAAAGATTGTATGGAAGGAAGTGCTGGCCGGCGAAAAAGCCTATGACGAAACGGGCAATTGGCTTCCTGAGGAAACATTGACTGCTTTTCGCGACTATGTCGTTGGTATTAAAGGGCCACTTACTACGCCTATTGGAGGTGGTATTCGATCGCTCAATGTGGCATTGCGTAAAGCCTTGGACTTGTATGTCTGCTTGCGACCTACGCGTTGGTATGAAGGCGTGCCATCGCCGGTTAAGCATCCGGAGTATGTGGATATGGTGATCTTTCGGGAGAATACTGAAGATATTTATGCGGGCATTGAATTTGCCGCAGGCTCTATCGAAGCGGATAAGATACAAGGTTTTTTGCTGGGTGAATTGAATATAGACTATGGTTTTTCGGACAGCACGGGGGTCGGCATTAAGCTGGTATCCGAAGAAGGGTCGAAGCGCTTGGTGCGAGCGGCTATTTCTTATGCGATTGCAAACCATAAGCCATCGGTGACGATTGTGCACAAAGGCAATATCATGAAGTTTACTGAAGGAGCCTTTAAACAGTGGGGTTTTGAGGTGGCCGAAACGGAGTTTGCCGAACATACCTACACCTGGGGGCAGTGGGAGCGAACGAAGGTATCAGCCGGGCAGGAAGCGGCCAATGCAGAGCAGCAGCAGGCGGAACGCGATGGTAAAGTGATCATTAAAGATATGATTGCTGATAATTTTTTACAGCAGATTTTGTTGGCACCTCGTGATTTCTCGGTGGTGGCTACATTGAACCTGAATGGTGACTATATTTCTGATGCGCTAGCAGCCATGGTTGGTGGGATAGGTATTGCGCCGGGCGCCAATATTAATTACGCTACGGGACACGCAATCTTTGAGGCTACCCACGGTACGGCTCCCCGTTTTGCCAATACCGATACGATGAATCCCTCGTCGGTTATCTTAAGTGGGGCGATGATGCTCGACTATATAGGTTGGACAGAGGCTGCAGCCGGGATCCGGCAGGCGCTGGCCGAAACGATCAAACAACGCACCGTGACGGTTGATTTTTATAATTTGATGGAGGATGCAACACTTTTAAAGACAAGTGCGTTTGCCGATGCAATTATCGCTAAACTTTAA
- a CDS encoding RagB/SusD family nutrient uptake outer membrane protein has translation MKAYIKLISCALLLSLFSSACKDFLDVPPANAADADIAIQTANDAQIVINGIQRQMTNSAYYGRNFIVYGEAKGGDVTLFSQGRGLDAFYTFNHNPQANSFSSFWTTIYNVIYQTNNLLENITRLEAAGSTENFAIAKGEAYTLRALAYFDLVRIYGKPFATDRTAFGVPMVIKTLNYNEKPLRSTVEENYQQIVADLIAGETGLPKTKRDGYLNFYANKALQARVYLTMGNYTEALAAAEEVIESGLYNLYSNTQWVNAWQSQFGSESIYELVIEQNQADLARASLGFYFMRRGHQTGALGNFLASSGFLTALGQDPDDVRWGVMARDESSANRLGSCYKYLGSTTFAGDKGSANYTAVNIKVIRLSELYLIAAEAALKLPAPDRAKAAAYTQEIHKRSPNLPAIDANSVSEALILAEKSKEFYQEGLRYFDMLRLQKTISFDDAFAGISVPTRETSINSSFYKLILPISQDEINANPGIAAQQNPGY, from the coding sequence ATGAAAGCATATATAAAACTAATAAGTTGTGCCCTACTCCTATCCCTGTTCAGTAGTGCCTGCAAAGATTTTTTGGATGTGCCGCCAGCCAATGCGGCCGATGCAGACATAGCCATACAAACCGCAAACGATGCACAAATTGTAATCAATGGCATACAACGGCAGATGACCAACTCTGCCTACTACGGCCGTAATTTCATCGTCTACGGCGAAGCCAAAGGCGGCGATGTCACGCTCTTTTCACAGGGCCGCGGTTTAGACGCCTTTTACACCTTTAACCATAACCCGCAGGCCAATAGTTTTTCCAGTTTTTGGACAACGATTTACAACGTCATCTACCAAACCAATAACCTGCTGGAGAATATAACCCGATTAGAAGCAGCTGGATCAACAGAAAACTTTGCCATAGCCAAGGGCGAAGCCTACACCTTACGAGCACTAGCCTACTTTGACTTAGTACGTATCTACGGAAAACCTTTTGCTACCGACAGGACGGCATTCGGTGTGCCGATGGTGATCAAAACGTTAAATTACAATGAAAAGCCCCTGCGTTCGACCGTAGAAGAAAACTACCAACAGATTGTCGCCGATCTGATTGCTGGAGAAACTGGCCTCCCTAAAACCAAGCGTGATGGATACCTTAATTTCTATGCAAACAAAGCTTTACAGGCACGTGTGTACCTGACGATGGGAAATTACACGGAAGCGCTCGCAGCAGCGGAAGAAGTTATCGAAAGTGGATTATACAATCTGTACAGCAACACCCAATGGGTAAATGCCTGGCAAAGCCAGTTTGGATCCGAGTCCATCTACGAACTTGTTATCGAGCAAAACCAAGCGGATCTCGCCCGCGCCTCCTTGGGCTTCTATTTTATGCGCCGCGGACACCAAACAGGCGCCCTCGGCAATTTCTTGGCTAGCAGCGGTTTCTTAACGGCTTTGGGGCAAGACCCGGACGATGTGCGCTGGGGCGTCATGGCGCGCGATGAGTCCTCCGCCAACCGTTTGGGTTCCTGCTACAAATACCTCGGATCGACAACCTTTGCTGGCGACAAAGGGTCTGCCAATTACACGGCCGTCAACATCAAGGTCATCCGCCTCTCTGAACTATACCTCATTGCGGCCGAAGCAGCCCTGAAGCTCCCTGCTCCTGACCGAGCAAAAGCCGCAGCCTACACGCAAGAGATACATAAACGATCTCCCAATCTGCCTGCTATCGATGCTAACAGCGTAAGCGAAGCGCTGATCTTAGCCGAAAAAAGCAAAGAATTTTATCAAGAAGGCCTGCGCTATTTTGATATGCTAAGACTGCAGAAGACCATCAGCTTTGATGATGCTTTCGCGGGAATCAGCGTGCCTACCCGCGAAACTTCCATAAATAGCAGTTTCTATAAATTGATCCTACCGATCTCGCAGGACGAAATCAATGCGAACCCCGGTATAGCTGCACAACAGAATCCGGGATACTAA
- a CDS encoding LacI family DNA-binding transcriptional regulator, producing the protein MAKKTTIYDIAKELNITVSTVSRALNNISTISESTREAVLEMAKKLNYRPNKVASSLTSGKTYIIGVLLPSAQIQFFASVIHSLEKYLKSFGYSTLLYQTNESLESEKDGISTLLEAQVDGIIASLSLETEEDISHFEKVKEEGKPLIIFDRTHDNLDAPVVKINDEQAGYLATKHLLDKGYRKIAYITTKHRIKIFRERYEGYQKALREAGISPNPSYAILGELTVEGGYTGTNNLLRLKDRPDAIIGGDDYVALGIIKALHEQHITPPSIGVIGFANQNFSEHIIPSLSTIDQQAIQMGKECAKLFLKIIERKHLEEKTMEPVILSPILLPRESTNRKS; encoded by the coding sequence TTGGCAAAGAAAACGACGATTTACGATATCGCAAAGGAACTTAATATAACCGTTTCTACGGTATCCAGAGCATTAAACAACATATCTACTATCAGTGAAAGTACGCGCGAAGCCGTATTGGAGATGGCGAAGAAATTGAATTATCGCCCCAATAAGGTGGCATCTTCGCTTACATCGGGAAAAACCTACATCATCGGGGTGCTCCTACCCAGTGCCCAAATCCAATTTTTTGCTTCGGTTATCCATTCCTTAGAAAAATATTTAAAGTCATTCGGCTATAGCACCTTGCTCTACCAGACCAACGAATCCTTAGAATCTGAAAAGGACGGGATATCCACACTTTTAGAAGCACAGGTAGATGGCATCATCGCATCGCTATCCCTCGAAACAGAAGAGGATATATCGCATTTTGAGAAGGTCAAAGAAGAAGGTAAGCCATTGATTATTTTTGACCGTACACATGATAACCTAGATGCACCTGTGGTCAAGATCAACGACGAACAAGCCGGCTACCTTGCCACCAAACATCTACTCGACAAGGGCTACAGAAAAATTGCCTACATCACGACTAAGCACCGGATAAAAATTTTTAGAGAGCGCTATGAAGGATATCAAAAAGCACTCCGCGAAGCCGGAATAAGCCCAAACCCATCCTATGCGATCTTGGGCGAACTCACCGTCGAAGGCGGATATACCGGCACCAACAACCTCTTGCGTTTAAAAGATAGGCCAGATGCCATCATCGGTGGAGACGATTATGTAGCACTGGGCATCATCAAGGCGCTCCACGAACAACATATCACGCCTCCAAGCATTGGCGTTATCGGCTTTGCCAACCAAAATTTTTCAGAGCATATCATCCCTAGCCTATCGACCATCGACCAGCAGGCGATACAAATGGGTAAAGAATGTGCAAAGCTGTTTTTAAAAATTATAGAGCGGAAACATTTGGAAGAAAAAACAATGGAGCCAGTCATCTTGAGCCCTATTTTGCTGCCGCGTGAATCTACAAATCGCAAAAGCTAG